The following are encoded together in the Roseobacter denitrificans OCh 114 genome:
- a CDS encoding mechanosensitive ion channel family protein yields MLTRFALPLIVFISLLFIAIAAPGPGLHAQTVDGEAAATQMPEPLSSEAIREMVARMSDDQVRVMLLERLDAVATESTEETVEFQSLAVTLTRTWEAFYTPVVEAVQRIPILFARQIEAFATFAGSFGASGLAVLFGLLVGILALGYAAELLVTKTLERRTKKTLAQDTGSLRDTLVFLAKRFGREILGLAVFYIVIRIIGASFLSPQQIAILAPAVRLLILIPRLIAALSRFALAPYEPQYRLVSVNDHWAKYLHRNLIGLGLLGGFTMFIIGFNAQFGVPIGETRLGFWLTLALHIYIIVIAWTAREGLVEMMLGNDPDRTRYDVQVAQFYPMFAIFVSAFIWVVSTIVAGFGNIALLLKAPHYTTMFWLLMAPIIDTIIRGLVRHLQPPMIGEGPVAEQAYKSNKRSLIRIGRVLAFGMIVLIIASAWEIDLSNVGANSAGEQFIGNLVEFLVICAIGYIVFELMSLWINRRLAREQSSSMTSDQEAGEGGGAGGSRLATVLPLVLMTAQIAIGVIFGLLAIGTLGIDITPLLAGAGILGLAIGFGAQKLVTDIVSGVFFLIDDAFRVGEYVDVGGTMGAVEKISIRSMQLRHHRGNVHTIPYGSVEKVTNFSRDWVIMKLMFTVPFDTDPNKVKKIFKKIGAEMLEDPLFKNDFLEPFKSQGVFQFDDVGIVMRGKFMAKPGTQFTIRKEIYNRVRKEFEANGIEFARREVRVALPGVDDQDGMTEEQRTTIEAAASGAVQAQVEQEAAEAAAAKK; encoded by the coding sequence ATGCTCACTCGTTTCGCGCTGCCCTTAATTGTCTTTATTTCTTTGCTTTTCATCGCAATTGCGGCCCCCGGACCGGGACTTCATGCACAAACAGTAGATGGTGAGGCTGCCGCGACACAGATGCCAGAACCGCTGTCGTCTGAAGCCATTCGCGAAATGGTTGCGCGCATGTCCGATGATCAGGTGCGCGTCATGTTGTTGGAGCGGCTGGATGCGGTCGCGACGGAATCCACCGAGGAAACGGTTGAGTTTCAATCACTTGCCGTGACACTGACGCGGACATGGGAAGCGTTCTACACCCCCGTGGTCGAAGCGGTGCAGCGCATTCCGATCCTCTTTGCACGCCAGATCGAAGCCTTCGCCACCTTTGCAGGCAGTTTCGGCGCAAGCGGACTGGCGGTTTTATTCGGGCTTTTGGTCGGCATCCTTGCTCTGGGCTATGCGGCCGAACTCTTGGTCACCAAAACGTTGGAACGGCGCACAAAAAAGACGCTTGCGCAAGATACAGGTTCGCTGCGCGACACGCTGGTTTTTCTGGCCAAGCGCTTTGGCCGCGAAATTCTGGGCCTCGCCGTTTTCTACATCGTGATCCGCATCATCGGCGCGTCGTTCCTGAGCCCGCAGCAGATTGCCATCCTTGCACCGGCCGTTCGTCTTTTGATCCTTATACCGAGGCTGATTGCGGCGCTGTCACGCTTTGCACTTGCGCCTTACGAGCCGCAATATCGTCTGGTGAGTGTGAATGACCATTGGGCGAAATACCTGCATCGCAACCTGATCGGGTTGGGTCTGCTGGGCGGATTCACCATGTTTATCATCGGGTTCAACGCCCAGTTCGGCGTGCCCATCGGCGAGACGCGTCTGGGGTTCTGGCTCACGCTGGCGCTGCACATCTACATTATTGTCATTGCCTGGACAGCCCGCGAAGGTCTTGTGGAAATGATGCTGGGCAATGACCCCGACAGAACCAGATATGACGTTCAGGTGGCGCAATTTTATCCCATGTTTGCGATCTTTGTATCCGCCTTTATCTGGGTGGTTTCGACGATCGTGGCAGGCTTTGGCAACATCGCGTTGCTGCTCAAGGCACCGCACTACACAACGATGTTCTGGCTGCTCATGGCTCCGATCATTGACACGATCATCCGCGGTCTGGTGCGCCACCTCCAACCGCCGATGATCGGTGAAGGCCCCGTGGCAGAGCAGGCGTATAAGTCCAACAAACGCAGCCTGATCCGCATCGGGCGCGTGCTCGCCTTTGGGATGATCGTGCTGATTATCGCAAGTGCGTGGGAAATTGACCTGTCCAACGTGGGTGCAAACAGTGCAGGTGAACAGTTCATCGGCAATCTGGTTGAGTTTCTGGTGATCTGTGCGATCGGCTACATCGTGTTCGAACTGATGTCGCTGTGGATCAACCGACGCCTTGCGCGCGAGCAGTCCTCCAGCATGACATCTGATCAGGAAGCCGGTGAAGGCGGCGGCGCGGGTGGCTCGCGCCTCGCAACGGTTTTACCTCTGGTTCTGATGACCGCGCAGATTGCGATTGGTGTGATCTTTGGGCTGCTTGCCATCGGCACGTTGGGTATTGATATCACGCCCTTGCTGGCCGGGGCCGGGATTTTGGGTCTGGCCATCGGTTTTGGCGCGCAGAAACTCGTCACCGATATCGTGTCGGGCGTTTTCTTTCTGATTGATGATGCTTTCCGCGTTGGTGAATATGTGGACGTGGGCGGGACAATGGGGGCGGTCGAGAAAATCTCGATCCGTTCCATGCAATTGCGCCACCATCGCGGCAACGTGCATACGATCCCCTATGGCAGCGTGGAAAAGGTGACGAACTTCAGCCGTGACTGGGTCATCATGAAACTGATGTTCACCGTGCCCTTTGACACCGACCCCAACAAGGTCAAGAAGATCTTCAAGAAGATCGGCGCAGAGATGCTCGAAGACCCGCTCTTCAAGAACGATTTCCTTGAGCCTTTCAAAAGCCAAGGGGTGTTTCAGTTTGACGATGTGGGCATTGTCATGCGCGGTAAGTTCATGGCAAAACCCGGCACGCAATTCACCATCCGCAAGGAAATCTACAACCGTGTACGCAAGGAATTCGAGGCAAATGGCATCGAATTCGCCCGTCGCGAAGTGCGCGTTGCACTGCCCGGTGTAGATGATCAGGACGGCATGACCGAAGAGCAACGCACCACCATCGAGGCCGCCGCAAGCGGTGCGGTTCAGGCACAGGTGGAGCAGGAAGCAGCCGAGGCCGCAGCGGCCAAGAAATAG
- a CDS encoding DUF6603 domain-containing protein: MPFDLSLVDLFRPYILRGEATPWHAVLSVIYVESYETATGPGGMVIRGIGRFSGDVDLPTFDPSTGTLSGAAANSEGHPRNQPDRSEPWLDVTDTKVEFSMTVPRVSGAIIADGVAGVAGGDAAFQAVRDVLDALDAPPIDPPPSDYPNTGFTLDLVLSGIEMRPPFLEPAEMRADGLLVPHPSRRDVVFHLPKVKLRLTQGTDTNAQVQVCLLSLGASGLDDPGALSAAELVTMEPHHAFIGSGRVVGFGFRSAYLDLSDGYTPPEVLSQFGFDEAWTGLYLPEIRIFFAPNGAEDFAVNAGVENLLIGLGGSNGVTGDFDVAVINQGGGDLVIGANFFASDGRGIGITRTSPGNATAALPETTRLAVDVRGGRAPYSVTVDQGSGAQAGIVHDVTAPATGTRTITITASDASAQPKQATLTVSVGRRAPPAIAPPPGAPLAAILETTSITRGAQSLDAPPLALLSDNRETGGVRVSLAGFSVPPATEWRIDGGPPTVGVTVDIEVTGGQSRAIEARTPDDAVTSLVGFFRFDTPPKVDYTDYARVPGHIRDKEALTASKTSDWQPGARAFDVAYADILSRINPKDVTITGTASWDGDDSKAQYNWKLSQRRAEGMRALIEDRFPPSFTGANAPSGETFTASWRDSVWKTQGPTNRSQYWKATISGFSVNLPGEVITGTVRRPAAPEPLPPPVVPDTPPNDPATPDWFHSARLKVRIIRNQFVALELSGKIDFQTGLESTLQNGGATELPDDIRGIGNNPADGITDFLFLYQTDPASQTDEVKLYIGADPADKDGLLMTGQLPGQTLKPKNFGRDLLGMTTIFTPLLAESTPAQGSDGSIAPLVASAAAVGVATGLAQAGFFNIERVILFGGEGAFRRQGDRWLMSFLFDVETAVSVNIAFGDGDPLLEIPRDTPLAVRYKAIGLSFGVPPGGGGQFDLRPVFDSSKGYSIDVSGPGAIRVADPLGQILQVLGARIARTNPLNFEIDLGFAIDLGVVSVDRARVRMPIDPLGPPELTAFGAGLKVPGVLEGSGYLEFNNGDAGTEIKGGIDVRLIPVKMRIAAQIAIAQIPESAGGPATGVAIALEVELPVAIPLAQSGFGIYGFVGLFAMHYARDEDGITSLTPALEWLKNRANGDPTNLRAWKTNLDSWAFGVGITLGTMGSPIIFNVKGMFLLELPGPRVLLVVKANLLAVLPALKDKTAEGTFLCVIDLDFGRGTLTIGISIDFTIDPLVEIKIPIEAFFNLRDGKFWHVYLGSFAGKDLQDNPLPGPIRASILGAFDGSGYVMFSGHGIPSYQPPGNNLPALSQVNGFGIAAGLEVSIIWGNTSINLYLKVTAGFNAIIGFQPFYVGGLLYIRGELKLFIISLSASAALSAQVGERADGTQVSRIDGEVCGELDLFFFSIKGCVDFHIGEDSKILPPPPDLYAGAVLVSRTPALAEGTGVDRGIDSKIGDMPRGTSAPADADIPVVPIDAIPVISLAMPALDGGITPLGETPGGNTGAPAGGFIARGDFAYRFTMTEVTLERVGETDAVMAGNTPSTWWTLEPPDGENLTTHLSLLNWVPNPAPKALERTEILEETIRERWGKVCEPAAPAAPVLWTFSDERLGPSATGWDLKGTAWPDPVDAKRSRDPDVELHVHETWRSGDFALDQMRGIVPAVVEGGLVDCAPEDRDGNLNRGGFETGRLTTGIRGGDLTGAIVTSGRDLTGTLNKIDETGISALKMRTLTRNMSLGAGTLNKSLGDKMTAKATLNTKLKRTAEREKVNRAIAGSFGTISPVDELSAEHLELGEAIRRVTRGVEIQRSALLGVLAGASAAGPHGTTVPGGGQVDEPKCPGRVLASPLWDTGAPVVFGDRSRSDEIADQLAALGLKHGPLSDVIEVDSGAILSGHVLMWVNRGLLNDDQQGTGRGLMIHFLDADGDILGMRPVRVSDLLTVTSLPANWMDMNGPWFEDLYHTVLYGQMRLSPRQPVCVELSPPEGTERFRIGVLYLDEKQAQRFEQEGRPYYVGAIELTRLSEARREAYDNTEIEKDRQVIEDLVSGASADVALLFPDALYRVTCRADVRILDEEGDESDGADQEATFWFKTDRAAPKRLDPWILCTLPTEGEAHVFGLDAPRFVFATNSVDQLFAAYGKELRVRLKAASFRQVDEPGAPHPVPIDAGTLEYVKAHVLSPFEAVVEDVLGESGPCVPIDENRVRHSMLTLPIPLDPYTDYVIDIEAVDIGADAETVGDRVYRLNFSTGQFGQMEDFASDFQATLYEHRFVQSGALQAIGNDPRFAGRRLDSILAGQELLSTMGPELDEELIGAGLEPMDVPGAARVIVFWEQANPAADPQPAALLLDASEPMHRMRPIPQEVTEEDPDGIAATRWRLEPAPWLSIAENAASDDIVDKILFAPGAQRALVTLKAGSRGKSLRMDMIRKAFDEPYLDEGFSGNVEIEIIATDLARAPWEEE, encoded by the coding sequence ATGCCTTTTGATCTATCCTTGGTTGATCTTTTTCGCCCCTATATTCTGCGCGGCGAAGCAACCCCTTGGCACGCTGTTCTCTCCGTCATTTACGTTGAAAGCTACGAGACCGCGACCGGCCCCGGTGGCATGGTCATCCGTGGCATCGGGCGTTTTTCGGGGGATGTGGACCTGCCCACTTTTGATCCCAGCACAGGCACGCTCAGCGGGGCGGCGGCAAATTCGGAAGGACATCCCAGAAACCAGCCCGACCGCTCAGAACCGTGGCTGGACGTAACCGACACAAAGGTCGAGTTCAGCATGACCGTCCCGCGTGTGTCGGGCGCCATTATCGCCGACGGTGTTGCGGGGGTTGCCGGTGGGGATGCTGCGTTTCAAGCGGTGCGCGATGTGCTGGACGCGCTTGACGCGCCCCCGATTGATCCGCCGCCGTCGGATTATCCAAACACCGGGTTCACGCTGGATCTGGTCCTGTCGGGCATAGAAATGCGCCCGCCGTTCCTGGAGCCTGCCGAGATGCGCGCGGATGGCTTGCTGGTGCCACATCCGTCGCGCCGCGACGTCGTGTTTCATCTGCCCAAGGTCAAGCTGCGGCTGACCCAAGGGACCGATACGAACGCGCAGGTGCAGGTCTGCCTTTTGTCGCTGGGGGCCTCTGGCCTTGATGATCCGGGCGCGCTTTCGGCAGCCGAGCTTGTCACCATGGAGCCGCATCACGCCTTTATCGGGTCAGGCCGCGTGGTGGGGTTTGGCTTTCGCTCTGCCTATCTGGACCTGTCGGATGGCTACACACCGCCCGAAGTCCTGTCGCAATTCGGTTTTGATGAAGCCTGGACCGGGCTTTACCTCCCGGAAATACGGATTTTCTTTGCCCCTAACGGGGCGGAGGATTTCGCCGTCAACGCAGGTGTTGAAAACCTGTTGATCGGATTGGGTGGCTCCAACGGGGTCACGGGCGATTTTGATGTTGCTGTCATCAATCAGGGCGGCGGCGATCTGGTGATCGGTGCGAATTTCTTTGCCAGTGACGGGCGCGGGATCGGTATCACGCGCACCAGCCCGGGCAATGCAACTGCGGCCCTGCCGGAAACCACGCGGCTGGCGGTGGATGTGCGCGGGGGGCGCGCGCCTTACAGCGTCACCGTGGATCAGGGCAGTGGGGCGCAGGCGGGCATCGTGCATGACGTGACAGCGCCCGCAACCGGCACCCGAACGATCACGATTACAGCGAGTGATGCAAGCGCGCAGCCCAAACAAGCAACCCTGACCGTTTCGGTGGGACGGCGCGCGCCGCCCGCGATCGCGCCGCCGCCGGGCGCTCCGCTCGCCGCCATTCTGGAAACCACATCCATCACGCGCGGCGCGCAGTCGCTGGATGCACCGCCGCTGGCCTTGCTCAGCGACAACCGCGAGACGGGCGGCGTCAGGGTCAGTCTGGCGGGGTTCAGCGTGCCACCCGCAACCGAGTGGCGCATTGACGGCGGCCCGCCCACGGTCGGCGTGACGGTGGATATCGAAGTGACGGGCGGTCAGTCCCGCGCGATCGAGGCGCGCACGCCGGACGATGCGGTGACATCGCTCGTCGGGTTTTTCCGTTTTGATACGCCACCCAAGGTGGATTACACCGATTATGCGCGCGTGCCGGGGCATATCCGTGACAAGGAAGCACTGACCGCGAGCAAAACATCAGATTGGCAACCGGGGGCGCGGGCCTTTGATGTCGCCTACGCGGATATTCTGTCGCGCATCAATCCCAAGGATGTCACCATCACCGGCACGGCCAGTTGGGACGGGGACGATTCCAAGGCGCAGTATAACTGGAAGCTGAGCCAACGGCGTGCAGAAGGGATGCGCGCCTTGATCGAGGATCGTTTTCCACCCAGTTTCACCGGCGCCAACGCACCCTCGGGCGAGACCTTCACCGCCAGTTGGCGCGACAGCGTCTGGAAAACCCAAGGTCCGACCAATAGATCGCAATACTGGAAAGCGACTATCAGCGGCTTTTCGGTCAACCTGCCGGGTGAGGTCATCACCGGCACCGTGCGCAGGCCGGCAGCGCCCGAGCCATTGCCGCCCCCCGTGGTGCCCGATACACCGCCCAATGATCCCGCCACCCCGGATTGGTTCCATTCGGCGCGTCTGAAAGTGCGCATAATCCGCAACCAGTTCGTCGCACTTGAGCTTTCGGGCAAGATTGATTTCCAGACCGGTCTGGAAAGCACGCTGCAAAACGGCGGGGCGACCGAACTGCCGGATGATATTCGCGGGATTGGAAATAATCCGGCGGACGGTATTACCGATTTCCTGTTTCTCTACCAGACCGACCCGGCAAGCCAGACCGATGAGGTCAAGCTTTATATCGGCGCGGACCCGGCGGATAAAGACGGGCTTTTGATGACCGGGCAACTGCCGGGGCAAACCCTGAAGCCCAAGAACTTCGGGCGCGATCTGCTGGGCATGACCACGATTTTCACGCCCTTGCTGGCGGAGAGCACGCCAGCGCAGGGCTCGGATGGCAGCATCGCACCTCTTGTGGCGTCGGCTGCCGCGGTGGGTGTTGCAACGGGGCTGGCACAGGCGGGGTTTTTCAACATCGAACGGGTGATCCTGTTCGGCGGGGAAGGCGCGTTCCGGCGGCAGGGGGATCGCTGGCTGATGAGTTTCCTGTTCGATGTGGAGACGGCCGTATCCGTCAATATCGCGTTTGGCGATGGCGACCCGCTGCTGGAAATCCCGCGCGATACACCGCTCGCCGTGCGCTACAAAGCCATTGGGCTGAGCTTTGGTGTGCCGCCCGGCGGGGGCGGTCAGTTCGACCTGAGACCCGTTTTCGACAGTTCCAAAGGCTATTCCATTGATGTGTCCGGCCCCGGCGCCATCCGCGTGGCTGACCCTCTGGGGCAGATTTTACAGGTGCTGGGCGCGCGGATTGCACGGACAAACCCGCTGAATTTTGAAATTGACCTCGGCTTTGCCATTGATCTGGGCGTGGTGTCGGTGGATCGCGCGCGGGTGCGCATGCCGATTGATCCGCTGGGACCGCCGGAACTGACCGCCTTTGGCGCGGGGTTGAAAGTGCCGGGTGTGCTGGAGGGATCGGGCTATCTGGAGTTCAACAACGGGGATGCCGGCACCGAGATCAAGGGCGGCATTGATGTCCGCCTGATCCCCGTCAAGATGCGGATTGCGGCGCAAATCGCGATTGCGCAGATCCCGGAATCTGCGGGCGGCCCGGCAACAGGTGTGGCCATCGCGCTTGAGGTCGAACTGCCTGTCGCCATCCCGCTGGCGCAATCGGGCTTTGGCATTTACGGTTTTGTCGGTCTTTTTGCGATGCATTACGCGCGTGACGAAGACGGGATCACCTCGCTCACCCCGGCGCTGGAATGGCTGAAAAACCGCGCCAATGGGGATCCTACGAATTTACGGGCCTGGAAAACCAACCTCGACAGTTGGGCCTTTGGGGTGGGGATCACGCTGGGCACGATGGGCAGTCCGATCATCTTTAACGTCAAGGGCATGTTCCTGCTGGAATTGCCCGGGCCGCGTGTCCTGCTGGTGGTCAAGGCCAATCTGCTGGCGGTGCTGCCAGCGCTCAAGGACAAGACCGCCGAAGGCACGTTCCTCTGTGTCATTGATCTGGATTTCGGGCGCGGGACGCTGACCATCGGCATTTCCATTGACTTCACCATCGACCCGCTGGTGGAAATCAAAATCCCGATTGAGGCGTTCTTCAACCTCAGGGATGGCAAATTCTGGCACGTGTATCTCGGCAGTTTTGCGGGCAAGGACTTGCAGGACAACCCGTTGCCGGGTCCGATCCGTGCGTCCATCCTCGGGGCCTTTGACGGCTCCGGTTATGTGATGTTCTCCGGGCATGGTATCCCCAGCTATCAGCCGCCGGGCAACAATCTGCCCGCGCTCAGCCAGGTCAATGGCTTTGGGATCGCCGCCGGGCTTGAGGTGTCGATCATCTGGGGGAACACCTCGATCAACCTCTACCTCAAGGTGACGGCGGGCTTTAACGCGATCATCGGGTTCCAGCCATTTTACGTGGGCGGGCTACTCTATATCCGGGGCGAGTTGAAGCTGTTCATCATCAGCCTGTCGGCCTCTGCGGCTCTGTCTGCGCAGGTCGGGGAGCGGGCGGATGGCACGCAGGTCAGCCGCATTGATGGTGAGGTTTGCGGTGAGCTGGACCTCTTCTTCTTTTCCATCAAGGGCTGCGTCGATTTCCACATCGGCGAAGACTCCAAGATACTGCCCCCGCCCCCCGATCTTTATGCGGGGGCCGTCTTGGTCAGCCGCACGCCCGCACTTGCCGAAGGCACCGGGGTGGATCGTGGCATCGACAGCAAAATCGGAGACATGCCGCGCGGCACCAGCGCCCCTGCGGATGCGGACATCCCCGTCGTGCCGATTGATGCGATCCCGGTGATCAGCCTTGCGATGCCCGCATTGGACGGGGGCATCACTCCGCTGGGTGAAACGCCGGGTGGCAACACCGGCGCCCCCGCGGGTGGTTTTATCGCGCGGGGTGATTTCGCCTACCGCTTTACAATGACCGAGGTCACGCTGGAACGGGTCGGGGAGACCGATGCGGTCATGGCCGGAAATACGCCGTCAACATGGTGGACGCTTGAACCGCCCGATGGTGAAAACCTGACCACGCATCTGTCCTTGCTGAACTGGGTGCCGAACCCGGCACCCAAAGCGCTGGAACGCACGGAAATTCTTGAGGAAACGATCCGCGAAAGATGGGGCAAGGTATGTGAGCCCGCAGCCCCTGCGGCTCCGGTTCTGTGGACCTTTTCGGACGAACGTCTCGGCCCCTCGGCCACAGGTTGGGATCTTAAAGGCACCGCATGGCCCGATCCTGTTGATGCCAAGCGCTCGCGTGATCCGGACGTTGAACTGCATGTGCATGAAACATGGCGTTCGGGTGATTTCGCGCTCGATCAGATGCGCGGCATCGTCCCCGCGGTCGTCGAAGGGGGCTTGGTTGATTGCGCGCCCGAGGACCGCGACGGAAACCTAAATCGCGGCGGCTTTGAAACTGGCCGCCTGACGACAGGCATCAGGGGCGGTGATCTGACGGGTGCGATTGTCACCTCAGGGCGCGATCTGACGGGCACGCTCAACAAGATAGATGAAACCGGCATCTCCGCGTTGAAGATGCGGACGCTGACGCGGAACATGTCCTTGGGGGCAGGTACGTTGAACAAGAGTCTTGGTGACAAGATGACGGCCAAGGCAACGTTGAACACCAAGCTGAAACGCACGGCGGAGCGCGAAAAGGTCAACCGCGCGATCGCCGGATCTTTTGGTACGATCAGCCCGGTCGATGAGCTTTCGGCGGAGCATCTGGAGCTTGGCGAAGCCATCCGCCGGGTCACGCGTGGCGTTGAAATCCAGCGCAGCGCCCTGCTGGGCGTGCTGGCTGGGGCGAGTGCTGCGGGCCCGCATGGCACAACGGTGCCGGGGGGTGGACAGGTCGATGAACCCAAGTGTCCGGGCCGCGTGCTGGCCTCGCCGCTTTGGGACACGGGCGCGCCGGTCGTTTTCGGAGATCGCAGCCGTTCGGACGAGATCGCAGATCAGCTTGCGGCCCTTGGCCTCAAACACGGCCCCCTGTCCGACGTGATCGAAGTGGACAGCGGCGCCATCCTGTCGGGTCATGTGCTGATGTGGGTCAATCGTGGTCTTCTGAATGATGATCAGCAAGGCACCGGGCGGGGTCTGATGATCCACTTCCTTGATGCGGATGGGGATATTCTGGGGATGCGCCCGGTGCGGGTGTCGGATTTGCTGACTGTCACCAGCCTGCCTGCGAACTGGATGGATATGAATGGTCCGTGGTTTGAGGATCTCTATCACACGGTGCTTTATGGACAGATGCGCCTCAGCCCGCGCCAGCCCGTTTGTGTGGAGCTTTCGCCGCCCGAGGGCACGGAACGCTTCAGGATCGGTGTGCTTTATCTTGACGAAAAACAGGCGCAGCGTTTTGAGCAAGAGGGACGGCCCTATTATGTGGGCGCGATTGAACTGACCCGCCTCAGCGAAGCACGACGCGAGGCCTACGACAACACGGAGATCGAAAAAGACCGTCAGGTGATCGAAGACCTGGTCAGCGGCGCGAGCGCGGATGTTGCATTGCTGTTCCCGGACGCGCTTTACCGTGTCACATGTCGCGCCGATGTGCGCATCCTTGATGAAGAAGGCGATGAGAGCGACGGTGCGGATCAGGAAGCAACCTTCTGGTTCAAAACAGACCGCGCGGCCCCGAAGCGCCTTGATCCGTGGATCCTGTGCACCTTGCCAACGGAGGGGGAGGCACATGTCTTCGGCCTTGATGCGCCGCGCTTTGTCTTTGCGACGAATTCGGTCGATCAGCTCTTTGCAGCCTATGGCAAGGAGTTGCGCGTCAGGCTCAAGGCCGCGTCGTTCCGGCAGGTCGATGAACCGGGCGCGCCGCATCCCGTTCCTATTGATGCAGGCACGCTGGAATACGTCAAAGCCCATGTGCTTTCCCCGTTTGAAGCGGTGGTCGAAGACGTGCTTGGCGAGAGCGGTCCTTGTGTGCCCATTGACGAAAACCGGGTGCGTCATTCGATGCTGACCCTGCCGATCCCGCTTGATCCCTATACCGACTATGTCATTGATATCGAGGCGGTCGACATCGGCGCGGATGCCGAAACGGTCGGTGATCGGGTCTACCGGTTGAACTTCTCCACCGGTCAGTTCGGCCAGATGGAAGACTTTGCCAGTGATTTTCAGGCCACCCTTTACGAGCATCGCTTTGTGCAAAGCGGCGCGTTGCAGGCGATCGGGAATGATCCGCGTTTTGCCGGGCGCAGGCTGGACAGCATCCTCGCCGGTCAGGAACTTCTGAGCACCATGGGGCCGGAACTGGATGAGGAACTGATCGGTGCGGGTCTCGAACCGATGGACGTGCCCGGTGCGGCCCGTGTCATCGTCTTTTGGGAGCAGGCGAACCCGGCCGCCGATCCGCAGCCAGCCGCCTTGCTGCTGGATGCCAGCGAGCCGATGCACCGGATGCGTCCGATCCCGCAGGAAGTCACCGAAGAGGACCCCGACGGCATTGCGGCCACCCGCTGGCGTCTTGAACCTGCGCCGTGGTTATCCATCGCCGAAAATGCGGCATCGGATGACATCGTGGACAAGATATTGTTTGCGCCGGGGGCACAGCGCGCGCTTGTCACGCTCAAGGCCGGGTCGCGTGGCAAGAGCCTGCGCATGGATATGATCCGCAAGGCCTTTGACGAACCCTATCTTGATGAAGGGTTTTCGGGGAACGTCGAGATCGAGATCATTGCAACGGACCTGGCCCGCGCGCCCTGGGAAGAAGAGTAG
- the rbsK gene encoding ribokinase, with amino-acid sequence MGRVVILGVFVADTAYRADRMPRMGETIMGKSFALGPGGKGSNQAVASARLGAETHLISRLGQDDFGRLALETWRTAGVTPHAVQMADSYTGAAHIFIEESTGDNAIIIAPGAAAFISPQDVQAQAALIKGADVFVTQLEQPMDAAVKALEIARQASVTTVLNPAPAAPLPPGMLALCDYVTPNETETEALTGVAVTDAGSAQKACEALSEMGVGRPIITMGEQGAYLAGHGLVPAVNAGPVVETTGAGDAFNGAFAAALSEGMPVERAVQYGCATAGISVTRPGTAPAMPSRAEVEALL; translated from the coding sequence ATGGGCCGGGTCGTTATTCTGGGCGTATTCGTGGCTGATACGGCCTATCGGGCGGACCGTATGCCAAGGATGGGCGAGACGATCATGGGCAAATCCTTTGCCCTTGGTCCAGGCGGCAAAGGGTCCAATCAGGCCGTGGCATCTGCGCGGCTGGGGGCTGAAACACATCTGATTTCGCGGCTCGGGCAAGATGACTTCGGCCGGTTGGCGCTTGAGACCTGGCGCACAGCTGGTGTCACCCCGCATGCGGTCCAGATGGCAGACAGCTACACCGGTGCCGCACATATCTTTATCGAAGAGAGCACGGGCGACAATGCGATCATTATCGCGCCCGGTGCTGCGGCCTTTATCAGTCCGCAGGACGTGCAGGCACAGGCGGCGCTGATCAAGGGCGCGGATGTCTTCGTCACCCAGCTTGAACAACCGATGGACGCCGCCGTCAAAGCGCTTGAAATCGCGCGACAGGCCAGCGTCACGACAGTCCTGAACCCCGCACCCGCCGCCCCTTTGCCGCCCGGCATGTTGGCGCTGTGCGACTACGTCACACCCAATGAAACTGAAACCGAGGCCCTGACCGGCGTTGCCGTTACCGATGCAGGCAGCGCACAGAAAGCTTGTGAGGCCCTGTCAGAGATGGGGGTCGGCCGTCCCATCATCACCATGGGCGAACAGGGTGCCTATCTTGCAGGCCACGGTCTGGTCCCGGCCGTGAATGCCGGCCCGGTCGTGGAAACAACCGGTGCGGGGGACGCCTTCAACGGCGCCTTCGCGGCGGCCCTCAGCGAAGGCATGCCCGTCGAACGTGCGGTGCAGTATGGATGCGCCACTGCGGGCATATCCGTGACACGGCCCGGCACCGCACCTGCGATGCCAAGCCGCGCAGAGGTCGAGGCGCTGCTTTAG
- a CDS encoding RbsD/FucU family protein — MLKGIDPILNAEVLFALRAMGHGDDLIIADTNFPSDSVARDTVLGEILRIDRPAAEVVRAVLSVYPIDTFVDDAAARMEVVDEPDTILPVMQEVQQEVSAAGGLTMMSIERFAFYDRSKKAYAVIQTGERRFYGCFAFRKGVVPPDAS; from the coding sequence ATGTTGAAAGGAATTGACCCCATCTTGAATGCGGAGGTGCTCTTTGCCCTGCGCGCAATGGGTCATGGCGATGATCTGATCATTGCGGATACCAATTTTCCCTCTGACAGTGTCGCGCGGGATACTGTGCTGGGTGAAATCCTGCGCATTGACAGACCCGCTGCCGAGGTGGTGCGCGCGGTGCTGTCCGTCTATCCGATTGATACATTCGTCGATGATGCCGCCGCCCGAATGGAGGTTGTGGATGAGCCAGACACGATCCTGCCCGTCATGCAGGAGGTTCAGCAAGAGGTCTCTGCCGCTGGCGGGCTGACAATGATGAGCATCGAACGGTTTGCGTTTTACGACCGATCCAAAAAAGCCTATGCGGTGATCCAGACCGGTGAGCGGCGGTTTTACGGCTGCTTTGCCTTTCGCAAGGGCGTTGTGCCACCGGATGCGTCATAG